A part of Candidatus Binatia bacterium genomic DNA contains:
- a CDS encoding putative molybdenum carrier protein, with protein sequence MGPRADGAARGLEKIVSGGQTGVDRAALDAALALGFPCGGWCPKGRLAEDGPIDARYPLTETRSARYEERTRANVRDSDATLILARGELTGGTAYTARVAHELGRPLLVVAPEASEVGRVVAWLDEQHVRVLNVAGPRESGAPGIHAEVRRFVEEVLRAARRA encoded by the coding sequence ATGGGCCCGCGTGCGGACGGTGCGGCGCGCGGCCTCGAGAAGATCGTCTCGGGCGGGCAGACGGGCGTCGACCGCGCCGCGCTCGACGCGGCGCTCGCGCTCGGCTTTCCGTGCGGCGGCTGGTGTCCGAAGGGACGCCTCGCCGAGGACGGCCCGATCGACGCGCGCTACCCGCTCACCGAGACCCGCAGCGCGCGCTACGAGGAGCGGACGCGCGCCAACGTCCGCGACTCGGACGCGACGCTGATCCTCGCGCGCGGCGAGCTCACCGGCGGCACCGCCTACACCGCACGCGTCGCGCACGAGCTCGGCAGACCGTTGCTGGTCGTCGCGCCGGAAGCGTCCGAGGTGGGTCGCGTGGTCGCCTGGCTCGACGAGCAGCACGTCCGCGTGCTCAACGTCGCCGGCCCGCGCGAGAGCGGCGCCCCGGGGATCCACGCCGAGGTGCGTCGCTTCGTCGAGGAGGTGCTGCGCGCGGCGCGCCGTGCTTGA